A genomic window from Emys orbicularis isolate rEmyOrb1 chromosome 8, rEmyOrb1.hap1, whole genome shotgun sequence includes:
- the LOC135882941 gene encoding uncharacterized protein LOC135882941 produces MAAAALQRGLCFRSDPGMAGGMENRSRKRQVLSFFLCLCVSLGACETIRYSVPEEKKSGSLVANIAKDLKLDIEKLSGRSARLSSKSTKQYFELNTSSGDVIIKEKIDREDLCGQRDPCLLQFEFVLENPLQLYRMEVQIDDVNDNNPKFSKNEFIFKMPEQIPINTRFPLERAQDSDIGTNGVQSYAISSNEHFSLDVHSRGDGNKYAELVLEKQLDREEQAQLMLILTAADGGLPQRTGTAQIRVNVLDNNDNFPQFSQSVYKVQLMENSPRDTLVTKVEASDLDQGSNAEITYSFGQVPDKVLELFQLNQFTGEITVLGIIDFEDAAMYEIEIQATDGGGLSAHCKVLVQIEDMNDNTPEVTLTSLTGTIPEDSSPETVVALFSVRDRDSGDNGRTLCSIQDNVPFALKSTLKDYYELVTQKPLDREKVPEYNITITATDRGTPRLTSVRIIRVQLSDINDNPPVFNESSYVMYLKENNHPGLLIGTVHAADLDTEQNAKVTYSALPGNIGDLPFSSSISINSENGNVYGLQSLDYEQTRDFQVTVRAADGGSPPLSSEVIVRVVIIDENDNAPFILYPLQNSSSPANDLVPRSAEAGYLVTKVVAVDGDSGQNSWLSYQLLKATDPSLFAVGLQTGEIKTSRLIMSPDSVKQKLIVLVRDNGEPPRSTTSTLNVLLVDGFSDAYMQFLDVPGEEEQQDTLTLYLVISLSFISFLFLVSVVTIIAIRLYKTRQCREQYISSSRNFYCDSNFPTNPAETSGTGILPQSYCYEVCLTTGSGTSEFKFLRPLVPSLPADPIAAGGSILDSQINSQLKGEKESMRENSTSPFNHLVRSARKAGYLVPKVVTVNEDSGQNSCLSYQLLKITDIGLFTVGLKMVKKNHTEPRGGDIGKDGAENQQHSVKAALGHLNPNGNGSPPGTGMAAAALQRGLCFRSDPGMAGGMENRSRKRQVLSFCLCLCVSLGACETIRYSVPEEKKSGSLVANIAKDLKLDVGKLSGRSARLTSKSTKQYFELNTGSGDVIIKEKIDREDLCEQRDPCLLQFEIVLENPLQLYRMEVQIDDVNDNNPKFSKNEFILKMPEQIPINTRFPLERAQDSDIGTNGVQRYAISSNEHFSLDIHSPGDSSKYAELVLEKQLDREEQAELMLILTAADGGLPQRTGTAQIRVNVLDSNDNFPQFSQSVYNVQLMENSPRDSLVTEVEASDLDQGSNAEITYSFRQVPDKVLKLFQLNPSTGEITVLGIIDFEDAAMYEIEVQATDGGGLSGHCKVLVHIEDMNDNAPEVTLTSLTGTIPEDSSPETVVALFSVRDRDSGDNGRTLCSIQDNVPFALKSTVKDYYELVTQKPLDREKVPEYNITITATDRGTPRLTSVRIVRVQLSDINDNPPVFNESSYVMYLKENNHPGLLIGTVHAADLDTEQNAKVTYSALPGNIGDLPFSSSISINSENGNVYALQSLDYEQTMNFQVTVRAADGGSPPLSSEVIVRVVIIDENDNAPFILYPLQNSSSPANDLVPRSAEAGYLVTKVVAVDGDSGQNSWLSYQLLKATDPSLFTVGLQTGEVKTSRPVTSPDSVKQKLIVLVRDNGEPPRSTTSTLNVLLVDGFSDAYMQLLDVPEAEEQQDTLTLYLVISLSFISFLFLVSVVTIVAIRLYKTSQCREQYVSSSKNFYCDPNFPTNPADTSGTGTLPQSYCYEVCLTTGSGTSEFKFLRPLVPSLPADPSVAGGSVFDSQINSQLKEEKESVRELSHKVAILAKTVLKMQLFGLRRHTVEAALRHLNPDGNGSAPGTGDKGLQGKGG; encoded by the exons ATGGCTGCAGCAGCTTTGCAGAGAGGCCTGTGTTTCAGATCTGACCCGGGAATGGCTGGCGGAATGGAGAATCGCTCCAGGAAAAGGCAAGTTCTGTCTTTCTTTCTATGTTTGTGTGTGTCCCTGGGGGCGTGTGAGACGATCCGCTATTCTGTGCCTGAAGAGAAGAAAAGCGGGTCACTAGTTGCTAATATTGCAAAGGATTTGAAACTGGATATAGAGAAATTGTCTGGTCGCAGTGCCCGGCTGAGTTCTAAAAGCACCAAGCAATATTTTGAGCTGAACACAAGCTCTGGGGATGTGATAATAAAGGAGAAAATAGACCGTGAAGATCTGTGCGGACAGAGAGATCCGTGTTTGCTGCAATTCGAATTTgtgttggaaaatccactgcagCTGTACAGAATGGAGGTGCAGATAGATGATGTGAATGACAATAACCCTAAATTCtctaaaaatgaatttatttttaaaatgccggAACAGATCCCCATAAACACCCGCTTCCCCTTGGAAAGGGCCCAAGATTCAGACATAGGAACAAACGGGGTTCAGAGTTATGCAATCAGCTCCAATGAGCACTTCAGTCTGGATGTGCATTCCCGGGGGGACGGCAATAAATACGCGGAGCTGGTATTAGAAAAACAATTAGATCGGGAGGAGCAGGCGCAGTTGATGCTGATTCTCACAGCTGCCGATGGGGGCCTGCCACAGAGAACCGGCACAGCGCAAATACGCGTTAATGTGCTGGACAACAACGATAACTTCCCACAGTTTAGTCAGTCGGTGTACAAGGTGCAGTTAATGGAAAATAGTCCGAGGGACACTTTGGTCACTAAGGTTGAAGCCAGTGATTTGGATCAAGGTTCAAATGCAGAAATCACCTATTCATTCGGGCAGGTACCTGACAAAGTCCTCGAGTTATTTCAGCTAAATCAGTTCACTGGCGAAATCACTGTTTTGGGGATAATTGATTTTGAAGACGCAGCAATGTATGAAATAGAAATTCAGGCCACCGATGGTGGCGGTTTATCTGCGCACTGCAAAGTCCTGGTGCAGATCGAGGACATGAATGACAACACCCCGGAAGTGACGCTGACATCCCTCACCGGCACCATACCCGAGGACTCCTCCCCTGAGACAGTGGTGGCCCTGTTCAGTGTGAGAGACCGAGACTCCGGGGACAATGGCAGAACGCTCTGCTCCATTCAGGACAATGTCCCTTTTGCTTTGAAATCGACTCTGAAGGATTATTACGAGCTTGTTACACAAAAGCCCCTCGACCGAGAGAAAGTGCCTGAGTATAACATAACCATCACAGCCACAGACCGGGGGACTCCGAGGCTCACCTCAGTGAGGATCATCCGAGTACAGCTATCGGATATTAATGACAACCCCCCTGTATTTAATGAAAGTTCATACGTCATGTACCTTAAGGAGAACAACCACCCGGGCCTGTTGATTGGAACTGTCCATGCTGCTGACCTAGACACAGAGCAGAATGCCAAAGTGACGTATTCGGCATTGCCTGGCAACATCGGTgacctccccttctcctcctccatctccatAAACTCCGAGAACGGGAACGTGTATGGTCTGCAGTCTCTGGATTATGAGCAAACGAGGGATTTCCAGGTTACAGTGAGAGCTGCAGATGGCGGGTCCCCTCCACTGAGCTCTGAAGTCATTGTCCGGGTTGTGATAATTGATGAAAATGACAACGCCCCCTTCATTTTATACCCTCTGCAGAACAGCAGCTCCCCAGCTAATGACCTGGTTCCTAGATCGGCGGAGGCGGGTTACCTGGTGACGAAGGTGGTGGCTGTGGATGGAGATTCCGGTCAGAATTCTTGGCTTTCCTACCAGCTGCTCAAGGCCACAGACCCAAGTCTTTTCGCTGTGGGGCTCCAAACCGGggaaataaaaaccagcaggctTATAATGAGCCCAGACTCTGTTAAACAGAAACTTATTGTCCTGGTTAGAGACAACGGAGAGCCGCCCAGATCCACCACCTCGACGCTTAATGTGCTTCTGGTGGATGGGTTTTCAGACGCCTACATGCAGTTTCTGGATGTACCAGGAGAGGAGGAACAGCAGGACACGTTAACCCTGTATCTAGTCATTTCCTTGTCTTTCATTTCATTCCTTTTTCTGGTTTCTGTGGTAACGATTATCGCCATCCGGCTATACAAGACAAGGCAGTGCCGAGAGCAGTATATTTCATCGTCCAGGAACTTTTATTGTGACTCCAACTTCCCCACAAATCCTGCGGAGACGAGCGGCACTGGGATTCTGCCTCAATCTTATTGTTATGAAGTTTGCTTGACAACTGGGTCTGGCACCAGCGAATTTAAATTTCTCAGGCCGCTGGTACCGTCTCTACCCGCTGACCCCATCGCTGCAGGAGGGTCCATACTTGACTCTCAGATTAACTCTCAGCTAAAAGGGGAGAAAGAATCGATGAGAGAG AACAGCACTTCTCCATTTAATCACCTGGTTCGCAGTGCAAGGAAAGCTGGTTACCTTGTGCCCAAGGTGGTGACTGTAAACGAAGACTCTGGTCAGAATTCTTGTCTTTCCTACCAATTGCTAAAGATCACTGATATAGGTCTCTTCACTGTCGGACTGAAAATGGTGAAGAAAAATCACA CTGAGCCACGAGGTGGCGATATTGGCAAAGATGGTGCTGAAAACCAGCAACATTCAGTGAAAGCTGCACTCGGACATCTGAATCCAAACGGCAACGGGTCTCCGCCGGGAACAG GAATGGCTGCAGCAGCTTTGCAGAGAGGCCTGTGTTTCAGATCTGACCCGGGAATGGCTGGCGGAATGGAGAATCGCTCCAGGAAAAGGCAAGTTCTGTCTTTCTGtctatgtctgtgtgtgtcccTGGGGGCGTGTGAGACGATCCGCTATTCTGTGCCTGAAGAGAAGAAAAGCGGGTCACTAGTTGCTAATATTGCAAAGGATTTGAAACTGGATGTAGGGAAATTGTCTGGTCGCAGTGCCCGGCTGACTTCTAAAAGCACAAAGCAATATTTTGAGTTGAACACAGGCTCCGGGGATGTGATAATAAAGGAGAAAATAGACCGCGAGGATCTGTGCGAACAGAGAGATCCGTGTTTGCTGCAATTCGAAATTGTTTTGGAAAATCCACTGCAGCTGTACAGAATGGAGGTGCAGATAGATGATGTGAATGACAATAACCCTAAATTCtctaaaaatgaatttattttaaaaatgccgGAACAGATCCCCATAAACACCCGCTTCCCCTTGGAAAGGGCCCAAGATTCAGACATAGGAACAAACGGCGTCCAGCGTTACGCAATCAGCTCTAATGAGCACTTCAGTCTGGATATACATTCGCCGGGGGACAGCAGTAAATACGCGGAGCTGGTATTAGAGAAACAATTAGATCGGGAGGAGCAGGCGGAGTTGATGCTGATTCTCACAGCTGCCGATGGGGGCCTGCCACAGAGAACCGGCACAGCCCAAATACGCGTTAATGTGCTGGACAGCAACGATAACTTCCCGCAGTTTAGTCAGTCGGTGTACAACGTGCAGTTAATGGAAAATAGTCCGCGAGACTCTTTGGTCACTGAGGTTGAAGCCAGTGATTTGGATCAAGGTTCAAATGCAGAAATCACCTATTCATTCAGGCAGGTGCCTGACAAAGTCCTCAAGTTATTTCAGCTAAATCCGTCCACTGGCGAAATCACTGTTTTGGGGATAATTGATTTTGAAGACGCAGCAATGTATGAAATAGAAGTTCAGGCCACCGATGGCGGCGGTTTATCTGGGCACTGCAAAGTCCTGGTGCATATCGAGGACATGAATGACAACGCTCCGGAAGTAACGCTGACATCCCTCACCGGCACCATACCCGAGGACTCCTCCCCTGAGACAGTGGTGGCCCTGTTCAGTGTGAGAGACCGAGACTCCGGGGACAATGGCAGAACGCTCTGCTCCATTCAGGACAATGTCCCTTTTGCTTTGAAATCGACTGTGAAGGATTATTACGAGCTTGTTACACAAAAGCCCCTGGACCGAGAGAAAGTGCCTGAGTATAACATAACCATCACAGCCACAGACCGTGGGACTCCGAGGCTCACCTCAGTGAGGATCGTCCGAGTTCAGCTATCGGATATTAATGACAACCCCCCTGTATTTAATGAAAGTTCTTACGTCATGTACCTGAAGGAGAACAACCACCCCGGCCTCCTGATTGGAACTGTCCATGCTGCTGACCTAGACACAGAGCAGAATGCCAAAGTGACGTATTCGGCATTGCCTGGCAACATCGGTgacctccccttctcctcctccatctccatAAACTCCGAAAACGGGAACGTGTACGCTCTGCAGTCTCTGGATTATGAGCAAACGATGAATTTCCAGGTTACAGTGAGAGCTGCAGATGGCGGGTCCCCTCCACTGAGCTCTGAAGTCATTGTCCGCGTTGTGATAATTGATGAAAATGACAACGCCCCCTTCATTTTATACCCTCTGCAGAACAGCAGCTCCCCAGCTAATGACCTGGTTCCTAGATCGGCGGAGGCGGGTTACCTGGTGACGAAGGTGGTGGCTGTGGATGGAGATTCCGGTCAGAATTCTTGGCTTTCCTACCAGCTGCTCAAGGCCACAGACCCAAGTCTCTTCACTGTGGGGCTCCAAACCGGGGAAGTAAAAACCAGCAGGCCTGTAACGAGCCCAGACTCTGTTAAACAGAAACTTATTGTCCTGGTTAGAGACAACGGAGAGCCGCCCAGATCCACCACCTCGACGCTTAATGTGCTTCTGGTGGATGGGTTTTCAGACGCCTACATGCAGTTACTGGATGTACCAGAAGCGGAGGAGCAGCAGGACACATTAACCCTGTATCTAGTCATTTCTTTGTCTTTCATTTCATTCCTTTTTCTGGTTTCTGTGGTAACGATTGTCGCCATCCGGCTGTACAAGACAAGTCAGTGCAGAGAGCAGTATGTTTCATCGTCCAAGAACTTTTACTGTGACCCCAACTTCCCCACAAATCCCGCGGATACGAGCGGCACTGGGACTCTGCCTCAATCTTATTGTTATGAGGTTTGCTTGACAACTGGGTCTGGCACCAGCGAATTTAAATTTCTCAGGCCGCTGGTACCGTCTCTACCCGCTGACCCCAGCGTTGCAGGAGGGTCCGTTTTTGACTCTCAGATTAACTCTCAGctaaaggaggagaaagaatcgGTGAGAGAG
- the LOC135882942 gene encoding protocadherin beta-16-like, with the protein MAAAALQRGPCFRSDPGMAGGMENRSRKRQVLSFFLCLCVSLGPCETIRYSVPEEKKSGSLLANIAKDLKLDIGKLSGRSARLSSKSTKQYFELNTSSGDVVIKEKIDREDLCGQRDPCLLQFEIVLENPLQLYRMEVQIDDVNDNNPKFSKNEFILKIPELLPVNSRFPLERAQDSDIGTNGVQSYAMNSNEHFSLDMHSRGDGSKYAELVLEKQLDREEQAQLMLILTAADGGLPQRTGTAQIRVNVLDNNDNFPQFSQSVYKVQLMENSPRDTLVTKVEASDLDQGSNAEITYSFGQVPDKVLELFQLNPFTGEITVLGIIDFEDAAMYEIEVQATDGGGLSAHCKVLVQIEDMNDNTPEVTLTSLTSTIPEDSSPETVVALFSVRDRDSGDNGRTLCSIQDNVPFALKSTLKDYYELVTQKPLDREKVPEYNITITATDRGTPRLTSVRIVRVQLSDINDNAPVFNESSYVMYLKENNHPGLLIGTVHAADLDTEQNAKVTYSALPGNIGDLPFSSSISINSENGNVYALQSLDYEQTRDFQVTVRAADGGSPPLTSEVIVRVVIIDENDNAPFILYPLQNSSSPANDLVPRSAEAGYLVTKVVAVDGDSGQNSWLSYQLLKATDPSLFAVGLQTGEIKTSRLIMSPDSVKQKLIVLVRDNGEPPRSTTSTLNVLLVDGFSDAYMQFLDVPGEEEQQDTLTLYLVISLSFISFLFLVSVVTIIAIRLYKTRQCREQYISSSRNFYCDSNFPTNPAETSGTGILPQSYCYEVCLTTGSGTSEFKFLRPLVPSLPADPIAAGGSILDSQINSQLKGEKESMRELSHEVAILAKTVLKMLPFGLRQHSVEAVLRHLDPDGNGSVPLTKDYRERAAE; encoded by the exons ATGGCTGCAGCAGCTTTGCAGAGAGGCCCGTGTTTCAGATCTGACCCGGGAATGGCTGGCGGAATGGAGAATCGCTCCAGGAAAAGGCAAGTTCTGTCTTTCTTTCTATGTTTGTGTGTGTCCCTGGGGCCGTGTGAGACGATCCGCTATTCTGTGCCTGAAGAGAAGAAAAGCGGGTCCCTACTTGCTAATATTGCAAAGGATTTGAAATTGGATATAGGGAAATTGTCTGGTCGCAGTGCCCGGCTGAGTTCTAAAAGCACCAAGCAATATTTTGAGCTGAACACAAGCTCTGGGGATGTGGTAATAAAGGAGAAAATAGACCGTGAAGATCTGTGCGGACAGAGAGATCCGTGTTTGCTGCAATTCGAAATTgtgttggaaaatccactgcagCTGTACAGAATGGAGGTGCAGATAGATGATGTGAATGACAATAACCCTAAATTCtctaaaaatgaatttattttaaaaatacctgaACTACTCCCTGTAAATAGCCGCTTCCCCTTGGAAAGGGCCCAAGATTCAGACATAGGAACAAACGGCGTCCAGAGTTATGCAATGAACTCCAATGAGCACTTCAGTCTGGATATGCATTCCCGGGGGGACGGCAGTAAATACGCGGAGCTGGTATTAGAGAAACAATTAGATCGGGAGGAGCAGGCGCAGTTGATGCTGATTCTCACAGCTGCCGATGGGGGCCTGCCACAGAGAACCGGCACAGCCCAAATACGCGTTAACGTGCTGGACAACAACGATAACTTCCCGCAGTTTAGTCAGTCGGTGTACAAGGTGCAGTTAATGGAAAATAGTCCGCGAGACACTTTGGTCACTAAGGTTGAAGCCAGTGATTTGGATCAAGGTTCAAATGCAGAAATCACCTATTCATTCGGGCAGGTGCCTGACAAAGTCCTCGAGTTATTTCAGCTAAATCCGTTCACTGGCGAAATCACTGTTTTGGGAATAATTGATTTTGAAGACGCAGCAATGTATGAAATAGAAGTTCAGGCCACCGATGGCGGGGGTTTATCTGCGCACTGCAAAGTCCTGGTGCAAATTGAGGACATGAATGACAACACCCCGGAAGTGACGCTGACATCCCTCACCAGCACCATACCTGAGGATTCCTCCCCTGAGACAGTGGTGGCCCTGTTCAGTGTGAGAGACCGAGACTCCGGGGACAATGGCAGAACGCTCTGCTCCATTCAGGACAATGTCCCTTTTGCTTTAAAATCGACTCTGAAGGATTATTACGAGCTTGTTACACAAAAGCCCCTGGACCGAGAGAAAGTGCCTGAGTATAACATAACCATCACAGCCACAGACCGGGGGACTCCGAGGCTCACCTCAGTGAGGATCGTCCGAGTTCAGCTATCGGATATTAATGACAACGCCCCTGTATTTAATGAAAGTTCATACGTCATGTACCTGAAGGAGAACAACCACCCGGGCCTGTTGATTGGAACTGTCCATGCTGCTGACCTAGACACAGAGCAGAATGCCAAAGTGACGTATTCGGCATTGCCTGGCAACATCGGTgacctccccttctcctcctccatctccatAAACTCCGAGAACGGGAACGTGTACGCTCTGCAGTCTCTGGATTATGAGCAAACGAGGGATTTCCAGGTTACAGTGAGAGCTGCAGATGGTGGGTCCCCTCCACTGACCTCTGAAGTCATCGTCCGGGTTGTGATAATTGATGAAAATGACAACGCCCCCTTCATTTTGTACCCTCTGCAGAACAGCAGCTCCCCAGCTAATGACCTGGTTCCTAGATCGGCAGAGGCGGGTTACCTGGTGACGAAGGTGGTGGCTGTGGATGGAGATTCCGGTCAGAATTCTTGGCTTTCCTACCAGCTGCTCAAGGCCACAGACCCAAGTCTTTTCGCTGTGGGGCTCCAAACCGGggaaataaaaaccagcaggctTATAATGAGCCCAGACTCTGTTAAACAGAAACTTATTGTCCTGGTTAGAGACAACGGAGAGCCGCCCAGATCCACCACCTCGACGCTTAATGTGCTTCTGGTGGATGGGTTTTCAGACGCCTACATGCAGTTTCTGGATGTaccaggagaggaggagcagcaggacaCGTTAACCCTGTATCTAGTCATTTCCTTGTCTTTCATTTCATTCCTTTTTCTGGTTTCTGTGGTAACGATTATCGCCATCCGGCTATACAAGACAAGGCAGTGCCGAGAGCAGTATATTTCATCGTCCAGGAACTTTTATTGTGACTCCAACTTCCCCACAAATCCTGCGGAGACGAGCGGCACTGGGATTCTGCCTCAATCTTATTGTTATGAGGTTTGCTTGACAACTGGGTCTGGCACCAGCGAATTTAAATTTCTCAGGCCGCTGGTACCGTCTCTACCCGCTGACCCCATCGCTGCAGGAGGGTCCATACTTGACTCTCAGATTAACTCTCAGCTAAAAGGGGAGAAAGAATCGATGAGAGAG CTGAGCCACGAGGTGGCGATATTAGCAAAGACGGTGCTGAAAATGCTGCCTTTCGGACTCCGTCAGCACTCAGTGGAAGCTGTACTCAGACATCTGGATCCAGACGGCAACGGCTCTGTGCCGTTGACAAAGGATTACAGGGAAAGGGCGGCTGAATAA